The Nomascus leucogenys isolate Asia chromosome 23, Asia_NLE_v1, whole genome shotgun sequence genome includes a window with the following:
- the C23H12orf60 gene encoding uncharacterized protein C12orf60 homolog: MVAKSTFSFHLDYCFALPCWNFFVGEMSSESEKDKERLIQAAKIFFFHVQDLASVTNTLTELFNRSMNTQILLMAVKNNSNIKDFFEQMLKIFKEMQSVVDARHDKIQKESLCSKVAMAMCSVFQKSTNVEELHQSAKEVFKSAHTPVIISVLNSSNILGSLESSLSHLMKFPIMNLQLSDFYTEDTKEQSDVTTSERTRSPGSSKTTMIDTLKKLQDVLKTEDSKNPTESAADLLEQIVKAMGPILEILQKAIKTMEMNISAFKKASDK, from the coding sequence ATGGTTGCCAAATCGacttttagttttcatttggattACTGCTTTGCTTTGCCGTGCTGGAACTTCTTTGTTGGAGAAATGTCTTCAGAGTCAGAAAAGGATAAAGAGAGACTGATTCAAGCTGCCAAAATATTCTTCTTTCATGTACAAGATCTTGCTTCTGTCACAAACACACTGACTGAATTGTTTAATCGCAGTATGAATACTCAAATCCTTTTGATGGCTGTGAAAAACAACAGTAACATTAAGGATTTTTTTGAGCAAATGCTCAAAATTTTTAAGGAGATGCAATCTGTAGTGGATGCAAGACATGACAAAATTCAAAAGGAGTCTTTATGTTCCAAGGTTGCAATGGCCATGTGCTCTGTGTTTCAGAAGAGTACCAATGTAGAGGAGTTGCATCAGTCAGCTAAAGAAGTATTCAAAAGTGCCCATACACCAGTCATCATCTCTGTGCTAAACAGCAGTAACATCCTTGGGAGTCTGGAATCTTCTCTTTCACACTTGATGAAATTCCCCATTATGAATCTTCAATTAAGTGACTTCTATACAGAAGACACCAAAGAGCAATCAGATGTCACCACATCTGAGAGAACCAGGAGTCCAGGTTCTTCCAAAACCACTATGATAGACACCTTGAAGAAACTGCAGGATGTACTAAAAACTGAGGATTCCAAAAATCCCACAGAGTCAGCAGCAGATTTGTTGGAACAAATTGTCAAGGCTATGGGACCAATCTTAGAGATCCTCCAAAAAGCCATAAAGACTATGGAAATGAATATTTCTGCCTTTAAGAAAGCCAGTGACAAGTAG
- the ART4 gene encoding ecto-ADP-ribosyltransferase 4 — protein sequence MKLQGQRRSTCDTSKWGPLINRCKNILLPTTAPPATMRIWLLGGLLPFLLLLSGLQRPAEGSEVAIKIDFDFAPGSFDDQYQGCSKQVMEKLTQGDYFTKDTEAQKNHFRMWQKAHLTWLNQGKVLPQNMTTTHAVAILFYTLNSNVRSNFTRAMAYVARTPQQYERSFHFKYLHYYLTSAIQLLRKDSIMKNGTLCYEVHYRTKDVHFNAYTGATIRFGQFLSTSLLKEEAQEFGNHTLFTIFTCLGAPVQYFSLKKEVLIPPYELFKVINMSYHPRGNWLQLRSTGNLSTYNCQLLKASSKKCIPDPIAIASLSFLTSVIIFSKSRV from the exons ATGAAGCTGCAAGGACAAAGGAGAAGTACTTGTGACACAAGCAAATGGGGTCCATTGATCAACAGATGCAAGAATATTCTTCTCCCAACTACTGCACCTCCTGCAACGATGAGAATCTGGCTCCTTGGAGGCCTGCTGCCATTCCTGCTGCTCCTTTCTGGCCTGCAGAGACCCGCAGAGGGTTCTGAG gtTGCAATTAAAATCGACTTTGACTTCGCACCAGGTTCTTTTGATGATCAGTACCAAGGCTGTAGCAAACAGGTTATGGAGAAACTAACTCAAGGGGATTATTTCACAAAAGACACAGAAGCCCAGAAGAATCACTTTAGGATGTGGCAAAAAGCCCACTTAACCTGGCTTAACCAAGGAAAAGTTCTACCCCAGAACATGACTACCACACATGCTGTGgctattttgttttatacattgaACAGCAATGTTCGTTCTAACTTTACTAGAGCCATGGCCTATGTTGCCAGGACTCCACAGCAGTATGAACGTTCATTCCACTTCAAGTATTTACACTACTACCTCACCTCAGCAATCCAGCTGCTGAGGAAAGACAGCATCATGAAGAATGGCACTTTGTGCTATGAGGTGCATTATAGGACAAAGGATGTCCACTTCAACGCCTACACAGGGGCCACCATTCGATTTGGCCAATTCCTCTCCACATCCCTCCTAAAAGAAGAGGCACAGGAGTTTGGGAACCACACACTATTTACCATATTCACCTGCCTGGGTGCACCTGTACAATACTTCTCCCTCAAGAAGGAAGTCTTAATCCCTCCCTATGAGCTGTTTAAAGTTATAAATATGAGCTACCACCCAAGAGGAAACTGGTTGCAGTTGAGGTCAACTGGGAACCTGAGCACATATAACTGTCAGCTGCTAAAAG ctTCCAGCAAGAAATGCATCCCTGATCCTATAGCCATTGCATCTCTCTCCTTTTTGACCAGTGTCATCATCTTTTCCAAAAGCAGAGTATAA